Proteins found in one Thalassomonas actiniarum genomic segment:
- a CDS encoding TolC family protein has product MALLSRYFKPVSNPAAVRVFARSVIAGAVLSLGSPLSFADDAAREPGQTLSFGQTIKQALANDPWLNASRYKQSSLESMSRFSATLPDPKVSLALANLGTDKFDLEQEAMTQLKVGVSQMFPRGDSLQIKQQQLNIQSQQHPLQRRDREAKVTVTAGSLWLDAYLAQESIALIEKNYALFEQLSDVAQASYSSALGKTRQQDIVRSQLELTRLEDRLVQLKQQQLVYQQKLTQWLLAYQEEPGLNQAFDQADFPGGFSSGVISLDKEMPELDLLRAELLNTEQQIPAQQLARELMAHPVLAVFDKKILAADQGIKLAKQSYLPEWGVNASYGLRGDDAMGNNRADLFSVGVTFDLPLFTENRQDQLVKAQVLKSEAIKTEKLLLLRQLMSAFYAGKAKLKRLEQRNRLYLDELLPQIHLQAEASLTAYTSDDGDFAEVVRARIAELNAEIDALAIRVGIEKTILELNYLFINAVAARQSHSQVPADRAFMATADGANS; this is encoded by the coding sequence ATGGCTTTGTTATCCCGGTATTTTAAACCTGTGTCAAACCCGGCGGCGGTCCGGGTGTTTGCCAGGAGCGTGATCGCCGGCGCTGTTTTGAGCCTGGGCAGCCCGTTGAGTTTTGCTGACGACGCGGCTCGCGAACCAGGCCAGACCTTGTCCTTCGGGCAAACCATCAAGCAGGCGCTGGCCAATGATCCCTGGCTTAATGCCAGCCGTTATAAGCAGTCTTCGCTGGAGTCCATGAGCCGCTTTTCGGCAACTTTGCCGGATCCCAAAGTTTCGCTGGCATTAGCCAACCTGGGCACGGATAAATTTGACCTTGAGCAGGAAGCCATGACCCAGCTAAAAGTGGGGGTCAGCCAGATGTTTCCCCGCGGCGACAGTTTGCAGATCAAGCAGCAACAGTTAAATATCCAGAGTCAGCAACATCCGCTGCAACGGCGCGACCGCGAAGCCAAGGTGACGGTAACCGCCGGTAGTTTGTGGCTTGATGCCTACCTGGCCCAGGAAAGCATTGCCTTGATCGAAAAAAACTACGCCCTGTTTGAGCAATTATCCGATGTTGCCCAGGCCAGTTATTCTTCCGCCCTGGGAAAAACCCGGCAGCAGGATATCGTGCGCTCCCAGCTGGAATTAACCCGGCTGGAAGACCGCCTGGTACAGTTGAAACAACAGCAGCTGGTGTATCAGCAAAAACTCACCCAGTGGCTGCTGGCCTATCAAGAGGAGCCTGGACTCAACCAGGCTTTTGATCAGGCAGACTTTCCCGGCGGTTTTTCATCCGGTGTTATCTCTTTGGATAAAGAGATGCCCGAGCTCGATCTGCTAAGGGCTGAATTGCTAAATACAGAGCAGCAAATTCCGGCGCAGCAGCTGGCCCGGGAACTGATGGCACATCCGGTGCTCGCGGTTTTTGATAAGAAAATCCTGGCGGCGGATCAGGGCATTAAGCTGGCTAAACAGAGCTACCTGCCGGAATGGGGGGTGAATGCCAGTTACGGCTTGCGCGGGGATGATGCCATGGGCAATAACCGTGCGGATCTGTTTTCTGTCGGGGTGACCTTTGATTTGCCGCTGTTCACCGAAAACCGCCAGGACCAGCTGGTGAAAGCGCAAGTGCTTAAAAGCGAAGCCATCAAAACCGAAAAGTTACTTTTGCTGAGGCAGCTGATGTCGGCTTTTTATGCCGGTAAGGCGAAATTAAAGCGTCTGGAGCAAAGAAATCGTTTATACCTGGATGAGTTGCTGCCGCAAATTCATCTTCAGGCGGAAGCCAGTCTGACTGCCTACACCAGCGACGATGGTGATTTTGCCGAAGTGGTTCGCGCCCGTATTGCCGAACTCAACGCTGAAATTGATGCCCTGGCTATCCGGGTCGGTATTGAAAAAACCATCCTTGAATTAAATTACCTGTTTATTAATGCTGTTGCGGCCAGGCAAAGTCACAGCCAAGTGCCTGCCGATAGGGCTTTCATGGCAACAGCAGACGGAGCAAACTCATGA
- a CDS encoding DUF411 domain-containing protein, protein MFFIAKFLPSAVRYGFAASAFLVLGACSEVTELPSTQDKAVKAAKVASLPELKVYKRESCGCCQKWIDHIDEKGFSSRVYNHDALSSFKIDQGINPRYHSCHTAVSEQGYVFEGHIPAKYIRQFLNERAGREKSDQVLGLAVPAMPVGSPGMEVGEQFMPYQILLIKGDGSSEVYAKVNTYQEQF, encoded by the coding sequence ATGTTTTTTATTGCAAAATTTTTACCTTCCGCGGTCCGATATGGTTTCGCCGCGTCAGCTTTCTTAGTCCTTGGCGCCTGCAGTGAGGTGACCGAATTACCTTCAACGCAGGATAAAGCAGTAAAGGCGGCAAAAGTGGCGAGCCTGCCGGAATTAAAGGTTTATAAACGGGAGTCTTGCGGTTGTTGTCAAAAATGGATCGACCATATTGATGAAAAGGGCTTTTCTTCCCGCGTCTACAATCACGATGCCTTGTCCTCTTTTAAAATAGACCAGGGCATTAACCCCAGGTATCACTCCTGCCATACTGCGGTATCAGAGCAGGGTTATGTTTTTGAAGGCCATATTCCGGCGAAATATATCCGGCAATTTCTCAATGAAAGAGCCGGTCGTGAAAAAAGCGACCAGGTCTTAGGGCTTGCGGTGCCAGCTATGCCGGTGGGAAGTCCGGGCATGGAAGTGGGCGAGCAATTTATGCCGTACCAGATCTTATTAATAAAAGGAGACGGTAGCTCGGAAGTTTATGCGAAAGTAAATACTTACCAGGAGCAGTTCTAA
- the hemH gene encoding ferrochelatase yields MSRFTGAISNSQQKPRTGVLLTNLGSPDEPTAGALRRYLAEFLSDPRVVEIPRLVWLIILHGIILRVRPAKSAKLYKSIWTEQGAPLVVITQKQKDRVAAQLAGQYGDDVLVDFAMRYGNPSIASRLQKFQQAGVDNIVVLPLYPQYAGPTTGSTFDAVTKEVKRWRWIPSLHFLSSYHDNPKYIDALASTVREHIAAHGKPDKLVLSFHGMPKLFQQWGDPYYDFCAKTTQLLVENLDLAQEDYVMTFQSRFGKAEWLQPYTDATLEALPAKGNKHIAIISPAFSADCLETLEELESENREIFMEAGGEKYHYIKALNDRDDHVTMLTELVSPFIIKR; encoded by the coding sequence ATGTCACGATTTACCGGAGCAATCAGCAACAGCCAGCAAAAACCGCGTACCGGCGTCTTGTTAACTAATCTGGGGTCGCCGGATGAGCCGACTGCCGGGGCATTAAGACGTTATCTGGCAGAGTTTTTATCGGATCCCCGGGTCGTGGAAATCCCCCGCCTGGTATGGTTGATTATCTTACACGGTATTATTTTGAGGGTGCGTCCGGCAAAGTCGGCTAAGTTATATAAGAGTATCTGGACCGAGCAGGGAGCGCCTTTAGTGGTGATCACCCAAAAGCAAAAGGACAGAGTGGCGGCGCAACTGGCCGGGCAATATGGCGATGATGTGCTGGTAGATTTTGCCATGCGTTATGGTAACCCCTCTATCGCCTCACGTCTGCAGAAGTTTCAGCAGGCGGGGGTGGATAATATTGTTGTGCTGCCGTTATATCCGCAATACGCCGGACCAACGACCGGCTCAACCTTTGATGCTGTCACCAAAGAGGTGAAGCGCTGGCGCTGGATACCGAGTTTACATTTTCTCAGCAGTTATCATGATAATCCTAAGTATATCGATGCCCTGGCAAGCACGGTACGGGAGCATATTGCCGCCCATGGCAAGCCGGATAAACTGGTGTTGTCTTTCCATGGTATGCCTAAGTTATTCCAGCAATGGGGCGATCCCTATTATGATTTTTGTGCTAAGACTACGCAATTGCTGGTGGAAAATCTTGACCTTGCACAGGAAGATTATGTGATGACTTTCCAGTCGCGCTTTGGTAAAGCCGAGTGGCTGCAACCTTATACCGATGCCACCCTGGAAGCCTTGCCGGCTAAAGGCAATAAACACATTGCCATTATCAGTCCGGCCTTTAGCGCCGATTGTCTGGAAACCCTGGAGGAGCTGGAAAGTGAAAACCGGGAGATCTTTATGGAAGCCGGCGGAGAAAAATACCATTACATCAAAGCATTAAATGATAGGGACGACCATGTAACCATGCTGACTGAGCTGGTGAGTCCTTTTATTATCAAGCGCTAA
- a CDS encoding glutathione peroxidase — protein sequence MFKLFLSSLLAASLLLSTALLARPQESPLPPSGISHTSDCAPFLRYTIRRLHSQVQLDLCELTAGKPVLIVNTASHCGFTPQFKGLEAIHQKYQSQGLVVLGFPSDDFFQEEDEEKDTAKVCFVNYGVTFPMLKTVNVRGSDAHPIFKHLADKTTSPKWNFYKYLISDNGSHIKHFNSRVTPDDTEFIQAIEAVL from the coding sequence ATGTTTAAATTGTTTCTTTCCAGTTTGCTGGCAGCCAGTCTGCTGCTCAGCACAGCACTTTTGGCCAGGCCGCAAGAATCACCGCTTCCGCCATCCGGTATTTCGCATACCAGCGATTGTGCGCCGTTTTTGCGTTATACCATACGCAGGCTCCATTCCCAGGTGCAGCTGGATTTATGCGAGCTTACCGCCGGCAAACCTGTGTTGATCGTCAATACCGCCAGTCATTGCGGTTTTACCCCGCAATTTAAGGGGCTCGAAGCCATACATCAAAAATATCAGTCACAAGGACTGGTAGTGCTGGGTTTTCCTTCCGATGACTTTTTTCAGGAAGAGGATGAGGAAAAAGATACCGCTAAAGTCTGCTTTGTTAACTATGGCGTGACCTTTCCCATGTTAAAAACCGTCAATGTCCGCGGTAGCGATGCCCATCCTATTTTTAAACATTTGGCGGATAAGACAACTTCACCTAAGTGGAATTTCTATAAATACCTGATAAGCGACAACGGCAGCCATATTAAGCATTTCAACAGCCGGGTGACCCCGGACGATACCGAGTTTATCCAGGCTATTGAAGCCGTGCTTTAA
- the ccmI gene encoding c-type cytochrome biogenesis protein CcmI, producing the protein MEVIITIVVLLLLLLAVIWGHYLRSNIKAPSTLKSVRDETNVRLYHEHKAEIEKDYAEGGIDEENYQYLLAELDKSLLQDIEENAAEPVLAADKPLAVVWPMVLTVFVLGFSFALYLKNGAYEQLSQPAMSAKSQGHEGLNSEQQMMVRLKQLKQLTEQEPKNSQAWYNLGQASIGLGDFSGALAAFDQVMAIEGEHADILGAKAQAMFYQNNQQINEPIQALIDKALALDPNDPSTNILLGLNHFIGENYGDAIGYWQKVVNLGGNNVNVQALQGAINEAKNRMAAAGETVPEGTVSGSQLVLNVNLTDDIRQQLSQGEDKTVFVYAIPANGPRMPLAAVKIRASDLPTTVVLNDSQAMNPQMTLSSVKSVNLYAVVSNLGGVGIKPGDYTGELKDISVASSDAIDLTINTLVPES; encoded by the coding sequence ATGGAAGTGATTATTACCATAGTCGTATTGTTATTATTGTTGCTGGCCGTGATCTGGGGTCATTATTTGCGCAGTAATATCAAGGCACCGAGTACATTAAAAAGCGTTCGTGATGAAACCAATGTCCGTCTCTACCATGAGCATAAAGCGGAAATTGAAAAAGACTATGCCGAAGGCGGCATAGACGAGGAAAACTACCAATATCTGTTGGCGGAGCTGGATAAAAGTTTGCTGCAGGATATCGAAGAAAATGCCGCTGAACCCGTACTTGCGGCCGATAAGCCCTTGGCGGTTGTCTGGCCTATGGTGCTGACGGTTTTTGTGCTGGGCTTTAGCTTTGCCTTATACCTGAAAAACGGCGCTTATGAGCAGCTGTCGCAACCGGCCATGTCTGCCAAAAGCCAGGGACATGAAGGCTTAAACAGCGAACAGCAGATGATGGTGCGCCTGAAACAACTGAAGCAGCTGACCGAGCAGGAACCGAAAAATTCCCAGGCCTGGTATAACTTAGGTCAGGCGTCCATCGGCCTTGGTGATTTCAGCGGTGCGTTAGCGGCTTTTGACCAGGTGATGGCGATTGAAGGGGAGCATGCGGATATCCTGGGGGCCAAAGCCCAGGCGATGTTCTATCAGAATAATCAACAAATTAATGAGCCGATTCAGGCCCTGATCGATAAAGCCTTGGCTTTAGATCCCAATGATCCTTCCACTAACATCCTGCTGGGGCTTAATCACTTTATCGGTGAGAACTATGGCGATGCCATAGGTTACTGGCAAAAAGTGGTGAACCTGGGAGGCAATAATGTCAATGTCCAGGCGCTGCAGGGAGCGATTAACGAAGCCAAAAACCGCATGGCGGCAGCCGGGGAAACGGTACCTGAAGGTACTGTTTCTGGCTCGCAGCTGGTGTTAAACGTCAACTTGACGGACGATATCCGCCAGCAGCTGAGCCAGGGAGAAGATAAAACCGTATTTGTTTACGCCATTCCGGCAAACGGTCCGAGAATGCCGCTGGCGGCAGTGAAGATCCGTGCCAGTGATTTACCGACGACCGTAGTGCTTAATGACTCCCAGGCGATGAATCCGCAAATGACCTTAAGCAGCGTTAAATCGGTGAACCTTTATGCCGTGGTGTCCAACCTCGGCGGGGTCGGCATTAAACCCGGCGATTATACCGGGGAGCTTAAAGATATCAGTGTTGCCAGCAGCGATGCCATTGACCTGACCATCAATACCCTTGTGCCCGAGTCGTAA
- a CDS encoding cytochrome c-type biogenesis protein — MLTLFKNSKVLFSVFMLLGTLFLGSAQASPVDTYEFRDKVTEKRYQELTKELRCPKCQNQNLIDSNSPIAADLRRQVYNLLHEGKSDMEIMNYMVDRYGEFVLYRPKVNNTTYILWFGPAILLLLGFSVIIYILRRKPQVKEKQALSAEQQDKLKQILKD; from the coding sequence ATGTTGACTTTATTTAAAAACAGCAAGGTTTTATTTTCTGTCTTTATGCTTTTAGGCACGCTTTTCTTGGGCAGCGCACAGGCGAGCCCGGTCGATACCTATGAATTTCGCGATAAGGTGACCGAGAAAAGATATCAGGAGCTCACCAAAGAGTTACGCTGTCCCAAATGCCAGAACCAGAACCTGATAGATTCCAATTCACCGATAGCCGCCGACCTGCGCCGTCAGGTGTACAACTTGTTACATGAAGGCAAGTCGGATATGGAGATCATGAACTACATGGTCGACCGATACGGCGAGTTTGTGCTCTACCGTCCTAAGGTTAACAACACCACATATATTTTGTGGTTTGGCCCGGCTATTTTATTGCTGCTGGGATTTAGCGTGATTATTTATATTCTTCGCCGCAAACCTCAGGTGAAAGAAAAACAAGCCTTGTCTGCCGAACAGCAAGATAAACTGAAACAAATTTTAAAAGATTAG
- a CDS encoding DsbE family thiol:disulfide interchange protein, with protein MNKLIRLLPLIVCLALGGVLYQGLFLNPQELPSALVGKKLPDFELSTLKNAGETVNAGDLKGKVKLLNVWATWCPSCRYEHPYLLEIAKSDRVAVFGLNYKDERGPANQWLQQLGDPYVFSIFDQQGTLGLDLGVYGAPETFVIDGDGVIRKRFAGVIDARVWQSEFLPLIEQIEAEQQGS; from the coding sequence ATGAATAAATTAATCCGTTTATTGCCGTTAATCGTCTGTCTTGCCCTGGGCGGGGTGTTGTACCAGGGGCTGTTTTTAAATCCCCAGGAATTGCCTTCTGCCCTGGTGGGTAAAAAGCTGCCGGATTTTGAATTATCGACCTTAAAAAATGCCGGTGAAACCGTCAATGCCGGCGATCTTAAAGGTAAGGTTAAATTACTGAATGTCTGGGCGACCTGGTGTCCGTCTTGCCGTTACGAACACCCTTATCTGCTGGAAATTGCCAAAAGCGACCGGGTGGCGGTGTTTGGCCTCAATTATAAGGATGAACGTGGTCCGGCGAACCAGTGGTTGCAGCAACTCGGCGACCCTTATGTGTTTTCGATTTTTGATCAGCAGGGAACCTTAGGTTTGGATCTTGGGGTCTATGGCGCACCGGAAACTTTTGTCATCGACGGTGACGGGGTGATCCGCAAACGTTTTGCCGGGGTGATCGATGCCAGGGTATGGCAAAGTGAATTTCTTCCCCTGATCGAACAAATCGAAGCGGAACAGCAAGGGAGCTAG
- a CDS encoding heme lyase CcmF/NrfE family subunit — translation MIPELGHFALIVAMAFAICLSTIPMIGVFSQQQKLAAYARPLAFGMFAFTAVSLFILGYSFVVDDFSVKYIAGHSNSHLPYYFKISAVWGGHEGSLLLWVFSLTAWTMAVAKFSKGIDEAFIARVLSVMGMVSVGFIAFTLLTSNPFDRLWPNVPLEGRDLNPLLQDVGLIVHPPMLYMGYVGFSVAFAFAIAALMSGKMDAAWARWSRPWTVGAWVFLTLGIALGSWWAYYELGWGGWWFWDPVENASFMPWLVGTALIHSLAVTEKRGTFRNWTVLLAIFAFSLSLLGTFLVRSGAITSVHSFAADPERGLFILLLLAITVIGSLTLYALRASNVASFSRFALYSRETALLICNIILVVAAVTVMLGTLYPLFVDAMGMGKISVGPPYFNAVFVPIMSLLFIVMGIGPMIRWKKAKKGELRKQLSPVSIGSVIFGIAFPFLYGGEFDFLVAGGMALACWVASVVIKELIKQVRLPQGGWAWSRLSLSHLGMAVAHTGIAVTIVGVTLVSSYEKEMNVRMAVNDSVFVSGYEIKFGGVKPVQGPNYSAEQGQLSVYKDGDFIALLKPERRTYLVQTMGMTEAGIDPGLFRDVYVALGDPLDNGAWAIRVHFKPFVRWIWLGAIFMGLGGVFAMLDKRYRRRKSAKELQRQGGTEVAPELVAGAAAPVYARVETAGQGK, via the coding sequence ATGATACCTGAACTGGGACACTTTGCACTGATTGTTGCTATGGCCTTTGCCATTTGTTTAAGCACCATTCCAATGATCGGCGTATTTAGTCAACAACAGAAGTTAGCCGCTTATGCCAGGCCTTTGGCCTTCGGCATGTTCGCTTTTACCGCCGTCAGTCTTTTTATTCTCGGATATAGTTTTGTCGTCGACGACTTTTCCGTGAAATACATTGCCGGTCATTCCAACAGCCACTTACCTTATTATTTTAAGATCAGTGCCGTCTGGGGTGGACATGAAGGTTCCCTGTTGCTCTGGGTCTTTTCGCTTACCGCCTGGACCATGGCGGTAGCCAAGTTCAGCAAAGGCATAGATGAAGCTTTTATCGCCCGGGTATTGTCTGTTATGGGCATGGTTTCGGTTGGTTTTATCGCCTTTACTTTACTTACTTCTAACCCGTTCGACCGCTTATGGCCGAATGTGCCGCTTGAAGGCCGTGACCTGAATCCCTTATTGCAGGATGTTGGCTTGATTGTTCACCCGCCGATGTTATATATGGGTTATGTCGGTTTCTCTGTCGCCTTTGCCTTTGCCATCGCTGCGTTAATGTCCGGCAAGATGGATGCTGCCTGGGCCCGCTGGTCCCGTCCCTGGACGGTAGGCGCCTGGGTGTTCTTAACCTTAGGTATTGCCCTGGGAAGTTGGTGGGCTTATTACGAACTTGGCTGGGGCGGCTGGTGGTTCTGGGATCCGGTAGAAAACGCCTCCTTTATGCCCTGGTTAGTGGGCACGGCTTTGATCCATTCATTGGCGGTCACGGAAAAACGCGGCACCTTCAGGAACTGGACGGTATTACTGGCGATTTTTGCCTTTAGCCTGAGTTTATTAGGCACCTTTTTAGTACGTTCCGGGGCCATCACTTCGGTGCATTCTTTTGCCGCAGATCCCGAACGTGGCCTGTTTATTTTGCTGTTGCTGGCTATTACCGTGATAGGCTCCCTGACCTTATATGCCTTGAGAGCCAGCAATGTTGCCAGCTTCAGCCGGTTTGCCTTGTATTCCCGGGAAACGGCCCTGTTGATCTGTAATATTATTTTAGTGGTTGCCGCAGTGACCGTGATGCTGGGCACCTTGTATCCGTTATTTGTCGATGCCATGGGCATGGGCAAGATTTCCGTGGGACCACCGTACTTTAACGCGGTCTTTGTGCCTATTATGAGCCTGCTGTTTATTGTGATGGGCATAGGGCCTATGATCCGCTGGAAAAAGGCCAAGAAAGGCGAGTTGCGCAAGCAGCTGAGCCCGGTTTCCATTGGCAGTGTGATTTTTGGTATCGCTTTCCCTTTCCTTTATGGCGGCGAATTTGACTTCCTGGTCGCCGGCGGTATGGCCCTGGCGTGCTGGGTGGCATCGGTTGTTATCAAAGAACTCATCAAGCAGGTCCGCTTACCCCAGGGGGGCTGGGCCTGGTCGCGATTGAGCCTGAGCCATTTAGGTATGGCGGTGGCCCATACCGGTATTGCCGTGACAATTGTCGGTGTGACTTTAGTGTCCAGCTATGAAAAAGAAATGAATGTCAGAATGGCGGTTAACGACAGCGTGTTTGTTTCCGGTTATGAAATCAAATTCGGTGGCGTAAAGCCGGTGCAGGGACCTAACTACAGTGCCGAGCAGGGACAATTAAGCGTTTATAAAGACGGGGACTTTATTGCCCTGCTAAAACCCGAGCGCCGTACTTATCTGGTACAGACCATGGGGATGACGGAAGCGGGTATAGATCCCGGTTTGTTCCGTGATGTCTATGTTGCCCTGGGAGATCCCCTCGATAACGGTGCCTGGGCAATTCGGGTGCACTTTAAACCGTTCGTGCGCTGGATCTGGTTGGGTGCCATCTTTATGGGGCTTGGCGGTGTTTTTGCCATGCTGGATAAACGTTATCGCCGCCGTAAAAGCGCGAAAGAATTACAGCGCCAGGGCGGCACCGAGGTAGCACCCGAACTGGTGGCAGGAGCTGCGGCACCTGTTTATGCCAGAGTTGAAACAGCAGGGCAGGGAAAATAA
- the ccmA gene encoding cytochrome c biogenesis heme-transporting ATPase CcmA, whose translation MPLSEIRSPLIEARQLSCIREDRILFEHLNLAVFPGEIVQVEGPNGAGKTSLLRILAGLSSPYDGEICYQGQGIRFCKEQFHQDLLYLGHLPGVKGEMSAQENLAFNLSLHGLDDEQAETTLSEVNLLGFEDALASHLSAGQHRRIALARLWQSKAKIWILDEPFTAIDKNGVQKLEQLFLTHVAQGGCVILTTHQDLSFDKVKKVTLNYRFY comes from the coding sequence ATGCCATTGTCAGAAATACGATCCCCATTAATTGAAGCCCGCCAGCTCAGCTGTATCCGGGAAGACAGAATTCTTTTTGAACACTTAAACTTAGCGGTATTCCCCGGTGAAATTGTTCAGGTAGAAGGCCCCAACGGCGCCGGTAAAACCAGCCTGTTACGTATATTAGCCGGTCTTTCCAGCCCCTATGACGGCGAAATCTGCTACCAAGGACAGGGGATCCGCTTTTGCAAAGAGCAGTTTCACCAGGATCTGCTGTATTTAGGCCACCTGCCCGGGGTAAAAGGAGAAATGTCCGCCCAGGAAAACCTGGCCTTTAACCTCTCCCTGCACGGCCTGGATGACGAACAGGCGGAAACCACCTTAAGCGAAGTGAATTTATTGGGCTTTGAAGATGCCCTGGCCTCCCACCTGAGCGCCGGACAGCACAGACGTATCGCCCTGGCCAGGTTGTGGCAGTCCAAAGCCAAAATCTGGATTTTAGACGAACCTTTTACCGCCATAGATAAAAACGGCGTGCAAAAACTGGAGCAGCTTTTTTTAACGCACGTAGCACAGGGGGGTTGTGTGATCTTAACCACGCACCAGGATCTTTCCTTCGATAAAGTAAAAAAAGTTACTTTGAATTACCGGTTTTATTAA
- the ccmB gene encoding heme exporter protein CcmB — protein sequence MNHQQPLSYRSAFMLILKRDLTIAFRHQDDIFNPLLFFIIVVTLFPLGIGPEANTLSRIAPGIIWVAALLSTLLSLDRLFKSDHEDGSLEQMLLSPHPVFILVLAKIFAHWLVTGLPLILIAPVLAVLLHLDENSYLALMLTLLLGTPVLSLLGAIGVALTVGIKKGGILLSLLVLPLYIPVLIFATSAIDTAAMNLPYSGQLAIIAALFFGSLTLAPFAAGAALKVSTN from the coding sequence ATGAATCATCAGCAACCTCTTTCTTATCGCAGCGCTTTTATGTTGATCCTCAAACGGGATTTAACCATAGCTTTTCGCCACCAGGACGATATCTTCAATCCGCTGCTGTTTTTTATTATTGTCGTCACCCTGTTTCCCTTAGGAATAGGGCCTGAAGCCAATACCTTGTCCCGCATTGCTCCCGGGATTATCTGGGTTGCCGCCTTATTGTCCACCTTGCTGTCACTGGACAGGCTATTTAAATCGGATCATGAAGACGGCTCACTGGAGCAGATGTTATTAAGCCCGCATCCGGTGTTTATCCTGGTACTGGCAAAAATTTTCGCACACTGGCTGGTGACCGGCTTACCCTTGATCTTAATTGCGCCGGTATTGGCGGTGTTATTACACCTGGACGAAAACTCTTACCTGGCCCTGATGCTGACCTTGTTGCTGGGCACACCCGTGCTGAGTTTGCTAGGCGCCATAGGGGTTGCCTTAACCGTAGGCATTAAAAAAGGTGGCATTTTATTGAGTTTATTAGTATTACCCTTATATATCCCGGTATTAATTTTTGCCACCAGCGCAATAGATACCGCCGCAATGAACTTACCTTATAGTGGCCAGCTTGCTATAATTGCAGCTCTGTTTTTTGGTTCATTGACCTTAGCCCCATTTGCTGCTGGCGCAGCTTTAAAAGTGAGTACTAACTGA
- a CDS encoding heme ABC transporter permease: MWKWLHPYANPEKSYHFTGKLLPWFNYLALIFLTVGLTWALLFAPPDYQQGESFRIFYLHVPASILSMGIYLGMAIAALSSLVWQLKLADASAAALAPVGAVFTAIALFTGAAWGKPMWGTWWVWDARITSELILLFLYLGVIALHNAFEDKNLAGKAAGILALVGAINLPIIHYSVEWWNTLHQGATVSKFGKPAMAAEMYWPFLICFFGFSFLVAAIASVRFRTEILARNSVRPWVKALVLAKEDK, translated from the coding sequence ATGTGGAAATGGTTACACCCTTATGCAAACCCGGAGAAGTCTTATCACTTTACCGGGAAATTACTCCCCTGGTTTAATTACCTGGCCCTGATCTTTTTAACCGTGGGCCTGACCTGGGCATTATTGTTTGCGCCGCCGGATTACCAGCAGGGTGAAAGCTTTAGGATCTTTTACCTGCATGTTCCCGCCTCTATACTGTCCATGGGCATCTATCTGGGCATGGCGATAGCCGCTTTGTCGAGCCTGGTGTGGCAGCTTAAGCTGGCGGACGCTTCTGCTGCGGCATTAGCCCCGGTAGGCGCCGTGTTTACCGCCATCGCCCTGTTCACCGGGGCAGCCTGGGGTAAACCTATGTGGGGTACATGGTGGGTCTGGGATGCCAGGATCACTTCAGAGCTGATCTTATTATTTTTATACCTTGGGGTTATTGCCCTACACAACGCCTTTGAAGATAAAAATCTGGCGGGTAAGGCCGCCGGAATTTTAGCCCTGGTGGGTGCCATCAATTTGCCCATCATTCATTACTCGGTGGAATGGTGGAACACCCTGCATCAGGGCGCCACAGTCAGTAAATTCGGTAAACCGGCCATGGCTGCCGAAATGTACTGGCCGTTTTTAATTTGCTTTTTCGGTTTCAGCTTTTTAGTGGCCGCCATCGCCAGCGTACGTTTTCGTACCGAGATCCTGGCGCGCAACAGTGTCCGTCCCTGGGTCAAGGCCCTGGTGCTGGCAAAGGAGGATAAATAA
- the ccmD gene encoding heme exporter protein CcmD gives MQFDSFSDFLHMGGYGFYVWLSYGVGFVLLLLLFLISKAQHNSVKQQIAKRQQREAKLRQAAEQHKQEIQQENKVSTEVSS, from the coding sequence ATGCAATTTGACAGCTTCAGTGACTTTTTGCACATGGGCGGTTATGGCTTCTATGTCTGGCTCTCCTACGGCGTCGGCTTCGTACTGCTGTTATTGCTTTTTCTGATCAGCAAGGCACAGCATAATTCGGTCAAACAGCAAATCGCCAAACGCCAGCAGCGGGAAGCGAAGCTGCGCCAGGCAGCCGAGCAACATAAACAAGAAATTCAGCAAGAAAACAAGGTTTCCACAGAGGTATCATCATGA